The Streptomyces griseiscabiei genomic sequence TTCGTGGTCGACTTGGGGTCAGCGGTGTCCAGTTCGGTCGGCAGGGCGGCCAGACCGAAGTGTTTGGACCGCTGACGCCGCAGGGAAGCCGACAGCGCTGTGTCGCCACCTCAAATCCCTGGGGCCAGGACAGCTCTCCTCGCATGCGCGTCGTTCGCGAGCGCTGTCGCGCCCACCCTTGTCACATCGATGGAGGTTTGTCGCCACGACAGAGAGGTGGTTCGAGTCTGCGATGTGTCCGTGACAGCCGGCCCGCTGCGGCAGTGGGACTCTCATCGCGCGCTGAGGTGTGCGTTCACCGAGGTCGTCGGCCGCGCTCTCGGCCGGCGGTGAATCGGACGACCGGTCCCCGCTCACCGACGGAACGGCCTCGCGGCAGAACGGTGCCCGTCACCGCCTGCCGTCCCCCTGCTCCCCCGACCGTCCGCCCCACCCGCCTTACACCGAGAAAGCCTTCTCCCCGACCGCCCGTCGGCAGCCACGCCGCCTCTCGCGCAGTCGGCCGAATAGAAAGGACGTCCCGAGTATGTCCATGCCTTCCCCCCACGCTGCGGCCTCCTCCTGCATCAGTCGCCGGACCCTGCTCAGGGCCACCACCGCGACCGCCGGCGCGATCGCCACTGCCACCGCGTTCGCCGAACTGGAGACGCCCGCAGCGGCCGCGGCCGGTTTCGTCAAGGGCGTCGACATCAGCTGGGCGCCGCAGATGGAGGCGCGCGGCTACTCCTGGAAGAACGCGAGCGGGCAGACCCAGGACCTGCTGACGATCCTCAAGGGCTACGGCATCACCGGCGTGCGGTTGCGCACCTTCGTCAACCCGTCCAGCAGCCCGACCGACGGACACTGCGGCATCAACGAGGTCGCCGCCTTCGCCAAGCGGGTCAAGGCCGCCGGCATGTCGATCATGCTCGATTACATGTTCGGAGACACCTGGAACTCCGTCGGTGTGCAGAACCCGCCGGCCGCCTGGCGGAACATGAGCTACAGCCAGATGCGCACCGCGATGAGCACGTACGTGAACCAGACGATGACCGTCATGAGGAACAACGACGTCCTGCCCGCCTGGGTCCAGATCGGCAACGAGATCAACAGCGGGATCTGCCGCCCGGTCGGCACCGTCTCCAACGGCGCGCAGATGACGGGGCTGCTCAACGCGGCTTACACGGAGGTCAAAGCGGTGTCCCCGAACTCGACCGTGTGCATCCACCTGGCCCAGCCGCAGAAGTACGACGTGATGACGACGTTCTTCAGCCGCTTCGCCGCGAGCGGCGGCAAGTGGGACATGTCGGTGTTCTCGTCCTACGGCAGCGCCGACCTCGCCCCCGGGATCGTGGCGAACATGAAGAGGATCTCCGATGCCTACGGCAAACCGTTCCTGCAGAGCGAGTTCGGCGGCCGGGTGGACCGGGTCTCCGCCACCCAGGCCTCGATGGTCGCCTACATCAAGGCGCTCAAGGCCAACGGCGGACAGGGCATCTTCTACTGGGAGCCGGAGTGCATGTCCCCGTTCACCGGCTACAACATGGGCGCCTGGGACTCCTCCAGCAAGCGGCCCACCACGATCATGAACGGCTTCACCCAGGCCTGAGCGACCCCGTCGCTCCGCGGCCGGGGCGACTTCGGCACGCGGCGCGTCAGACCTCGCTCCGCCACGACCACGCCCACGAACTGCGACCAAGGACTGAGATGGTGTTGAACACGGCAGGACTCACCTCCGGTGGACATCGAGCCCGGCTGGGAACAGCGGGCCTGCTCGCCCTCGCGGCACTGGTCGGTACCGGTGCCGGACAGGCCGGTGCCGCCACACCGCGGGCGCTGCCCGCCAGCTGTTCCGGCACGTCGACCATCACGTGTCACTACGCGGTCGCGCCGGGCACCTACGACGTGACCGTCTCCATCGGCGGCGCCTCCGCCGGCCAGACCGCGATGTCGGTGGAGGCACGACGCGTGATGCTTCCGGCGACGAACACCGGGGCGGGGACCAGCACCTCCTACAGCTTCACGGTCGACGTACGCCAGCCCGAGGGCCAGCCGACCGGGCAGGGAGGCACCGGGAACCCCGGCCTGGACATCCGGTTCACGGGAACCCACCCCCTGGTCTCCGCGGTCTCGGTGCGACCGGCGACCCGCCCCCTGGTGGCCTATCTGGCCGGCGACTCGACCGTCTGCGACCAGCCGGTGGCCCCGTACACCGGATGGGGGCAGATGATCACGACCGCGGTGGGCCCTGGTGCGGTCATCGCCAACTACGCCGACTCCGGAGAGAGTTCCGGCAGCTTCCTGGCCAACCGCGCGCTCTTCCCGACGATGCTGTCCAAGGTCAAGACAGGCGACCTGGTCTTCATCCAGTTCGGACACAACGACAAGCAGACCACCGCCTCCGCCTACCGCAACAACCTCACCTCCATGATCACGCAGGTACGCGGCAAAGGCGGCGTGCCGGTCCTGGTGACCCCGCCCGTGCGCCGTCTGTTCAGCGGCGACAAGCTCACGGCGACGGCTCTGCACGTCAACGGCGTCGGCGCGAACCTGCCCGCCGAGATGCGCGCGGTGGGCACCTCGCAGCGGGTGCCGGTGATCGACCTGACCACCAAGAGCAAGGCGCTGGTGGAGTCCCTCGGTCCGTCCGCGTCCGCAC encodes the following:
- a CDS encoding rhamnogalacturonan acetylesterase, with the translated sequence MNTAGLTSGGHRARLGTAGLLALAALVGTGAGQAGAATPRALPASCSGTSTITCHYAVAPGTYDVTVSIGGASAGQTAMSVEARRVMLPATNTGAGTSTSYSFTVDVRQPEGQPTGQGGTGNPGLDIRFTGTHPLVSAVSVRPATRPLVAYLAGDSTVCDQPVAPYTGWGQMITTAVGPGAVIANYADSGESSGSFLANRALFPTMLSKVKTGDLVFIQFGHNDKQTTASAYRNNLTSMITQVRGKGGVPVLVTPPVRRLFSGDKLTATALHVNGVGANLPAEMRAVGTSQRVPVIDLTTKSKALVESLGPSASAQLYLRAAADGVTDNTHFSQYGATRMAGLVLQGIQEQRLPLTAYLR
- a CDS encoding arabinogalactan endo-1,4-beta-galactosidase; the encoded protein is MSMPSPHAAASSCISRRTLLRATTATAGAIATATAFAELETPAAAAAGFVKGVDISWAPQMEARGYSWKNASGQTQDLLTILKGYGITGVRLRTFVNPSSSPTDGHCGINEVAAFAKRVKAAGMSIMLDYMFGDTWNSVGVQNPPAAWRNMSYSQMRTAMSTYVNQTMTVMRNNDVLPAWVQIGNEINSGICRPVGTVSNGAQMTGLLNAAYTEVKAVSPNSTVCIHLAQPQKYDVMTTFFSRFAASGGKWDMSVFSSYGSADLAPGIVANMKRISDAYGKPFLQSEFGGRVDRVSATQASMVAYIKALKANGGQGIFYWEPECMSPFTGYNMGAWDSSSKRPTTIMNGFTQA